The Medicago truncatula cultivar Jemalong A17 chromosome 4, MtrunA17r5.0-ANR, whole genome shotgun sequence genome includes a region encoding these proteins:
- the LOC11416922 gene encoding probable serine/threonine-protein kinase PBL6 yields MSCFCICPNKSNTQNVTTTIASTASNPENTITTVAPASTLPHSFLSKILGKGKGKGKEKVESKVNKKKEDSASTSRIVTLNLGNEAIRKFCFDELSVATDNFSNIVGQGGFGKVYGGYLLQTKQAVAIKRHGSNSQQGPEAFTTEVETLSNASHKNIVQLIGYCWENEHKLLVYEYMNLGSLEAHLLDDHLRGFLDWGTRMKIATETAKGVEYLHDKMNPRMIYCDLKSSNILLGDGYDVKLSDFGCAKIGPKYASTKMFGTIGYFDPDYIKTGTLSFKSDIYSFGVVLLELISGRRAFDETRRDDEPNVVFWASPLFEDRFTEIVDPLLKEKFPERDLQKVIAIVASCVQEKADKRPDISQIVVELEALNKMKSQVDEAESSGAAERRVGQSST; encoded by the exons TCCACTGCAAGTAACCCTGAGAATACCATCACCACTGTCGCCCCCGCTTCCACTCTCCCACATAGCTTTCTTTCAAAGATTTTGG GAAAAGGAAAGGGGAAGGGAAAGGAAAAAGTTGAATCCAAAGTGAATAAGAAAAAAGAGGATTCTGCATCTACTTCTAGAATTGTGACTTTAAATTTAGGAAATGAGGCGATACGGAAATTCTGTTTTGATGAACTTAGTGTAGCAACAGACAATTTCAGTAACATTGTGGGTCAAGGAGGTTTTGGCAAGGTTTACGGAGGGTACTTGCTTCAAACAAAACAG GCCGTAGCTATAAAGCGACATGGCTCAAACAGTCAACAAGGACCTGAGGCGTTTACTACTGAAGTGGAGACATTGAGTAATGCAAGCCACAAAAATATTGTCCAATTGATTGGATATTGTTGGGAGAATGAGCACAAGCTATTAGTTTACGAGTACATGAATTTGGGATCTTTGGAAGCTCATTTGTTAG ATGATCATCTGCGAGGTTTTCTTGATTGGGGTACAAGAATGAAAATAGCTACTGAAACAGCAAAGGGTGTGGAGTATCTGCATGATAAAATGAATCCTCGTATGATATACTGTGACCTAAAAAGCTCAAACATTTTATTAGGCGATGGATATGATGTAAAGTTATCTGATTTTGGGTGTGCTAAAATAGGCCCAAAATATGCTTCAACAAAGATGTTTGGTACAATTGGATATTTTGATCCAGATTATATAAAAACAGGTACTTTGTCATTCAAATCAGATATTTACAGCTTTGGAGTTGTTCTTTTGGAGCTCATCAGTGGTagaagagcttttgatgaaacAAGACGCGACGATGAACCAAATGTTGTTTTTTGG gcAAGTCCTTTATTTGAAGATAGATTCACAGAGATTGTTGACCCATTGCTAAAAGAGAAATTTCCTGAGAGAGATTTACAGAAAGTTATTGCCATTGTTGCATCATGTGTTCAAGAGAAAGCTGATAAGAGGCCTGATATAAGTCAAATTGTCGTAGAACTCGAAGCTCTAAATAAAATGAAGTCCCAAGTTGATGAAGCAGAAAGTTCTGGAGCAGCAGAGAGAAGGGTTGGACAAAGTTCTACATGA
- the LOC120580100 gene encoding probable serine/threonine-protein kinase PBL6 yields MSCFCIRPNKSNTQNVTTTIASTASNPENTITTVATASTLPHSFLSKILGKGKLESKVNKKKEDSASTYTEPVKLNIRNEAIQKFCFDELSAATDNFKNIVGQGGFGGVYLGMLQTKQVVAIKRRDSNGVQGTQQFIAEVETLSNVSHKNIVQLIGYCYEKEHKLLVYEYMGLGSLEDNLSDHHRRGILHWDTRMRIATEIAKGVEYLHVKMDPPMIYRDLKS; encoded by the exons ATGAGTTGCTTTTGTATCCGTCCCAACAAAAGTAACACACAAAATGTCACCACCACCATCGCTTCCACTGCAAGTAACCCTGAGAATACAATCACCACTGTCGCCACCGCTTCCACTCTCCCACATAGCTTTCTTTCAAAGATTTTGG GAAAGGGAAAACTTGAATCCAAAGTGAATAAGAAAAAAGAGGATTCTGCATCTACGTATACTGAACCTGTGAAGTTAAATATAAGAAATGAGGCGATACAGAAATTCTGTTTTGATGAACTTAGTGCAGCAACAGACAATTTCAAGAACATTGTGGGTCAAGGAGGTTTTGGCGGAGTTTACCTAGGGATGCTTCAAACAAAACAg GTCGTAGCTATAAAGCGACGTGACTCAAACGGTGTACAAGGAACCCAGCAATTTATTGCTGAAGTGGAGACATTGAGTAATGTAAGCCACAAAAATATTGTCCAACTGATTGGATATTGTTATGAGAAGGAGCACAAGCTATTAGTTTACGAGTACATGGGTTTGGGATCTTTGGAAGATAATTTGTCAG ATCATCATCGGCGAGGTATTCTTCATTGGGATACAAGAATGAGAATAGCAACTGAAATAGCAAAGGGTGTGGAGTATCTACATGTTAAAATGGATCCTCCTATGATATACCGTGACCTTAAAAGCTAA